A window from Megalobrama amblycephala isolate DHTTF-2021 linkage group LG21, ASM1881202v1, whole genome shotgun sequence encodes these proteins:
- the LOC125256888 gene encoding 25-hydroxyvitamin D-1 alpha hydroxylase, mitochondrial: MNFLRRMLPQALKLSGRSALPLLRCAERWADVIPAPPPQQVKTLEQMPGPSAAGFVWDLFFRRGLSRLHQLQVEGRKKYGPVWKASFGPILTVHVAEPELIEQVLRQEGQQPMRSDLSSWKDYRQLRGEGYGLLTAEGEEWQNVRRLLGKHMLRPKAVEAYDRTLNSVVTDLIEKLKLRKQQDSSGVVTDISAEFYRFGLEGISSVLFESRIGCLDPVVPVETERFIQSINSMFVLTLLTMAMPQWLHRLLPKPWDTFCRCWDYMFQFAKGHIEQRLQEEKQKLARGEQLEGRYLTYYLSQAGMPLKSVYSNVTELLLAGVDTISSTLSWSLYELSRHPDIQNALRDEVQSVMKGRTVPDASDVAAMPLMKAVMKEILRLYPVIPANARVITDKDIKVGGYLIPRNTLITLCHYATSRDPKHFRDPDAFVPQRWLSRSEGSHPYASVPFGVGKRSCIGRRIAELEVYLALSRILIHFNVEPAKEGDTVHPMTRTLLVPDRQINLRFIER, translated from the exons ATGAACTTCTTGAGAAGGATGCTACCTCAGGCTCTGAAGTTGTCCGGCAGGAGCGCGCTTCCGCTGCTCAGGTGTGCGGAGCGGTGGGCTGACGTCATCCCCGCGCCTCCGCCGCAGCAGGTGAAGACGCTCGAGCAGATGCCCGGACCTTCAGCCGCGGGATTCGTGTGGGATCTGTTCTTCAGACGCGGACTGTCTCGCCTCCATCAGCTGCAG GTGGAGGGCAGGAAGAAGTACGGACCCGTGTGGAAGGCCAGCTTCGGACCCATCCTGACGGTTCATGTGGCGGAGCCGGAGCTGATCGAGCAGGTCCTGAGGCAGGAGGGACAGCAGCCCATGCGCTCCGACCTCTCGTCCTGGAAGGATTACCGGCAGCTCCGGGGAGAGGGATACGGACTCCTGACAGC TGAAGGCGAGGAGTGGCAGAACGTGCGGCGTCTGCTGGGGAAGCACATGTTACGCCCTAAAGCCGTGGAGGCGTATGACCGCACACTGAACTCTGTCGTCACTGACCTCATCGAGAAACTCAAGCTACGCAAGCAGCAGGACTCCAGCGGCGTCGTCACCGACATCTCTGCTGAGTTCTACCGCTTCGGCCTGGAAG GCATTTCCTCCGTGCTGTTCGAGTCCAGGATCGGCTGCCTCGATCCAGTGGTTCCTGTGGAGACGGAGCGTTTCATCCAGTCCATCAACAGCATGTTTGTACTGACCCTTCTCACTATGGCAATGCCTCAATGGCTCCACCGGCTCCTTCCCAAACCCTGGGACACCTTCTGCCGCTGCTGGGACTACATGTTCCAGTTTG CAAAAGGACACATCGAACAGCGTCTTCAGGAGGAAAAGCAGAAGCTGGCGCGAGGAGAGCAGTTAGAGGGACGCTACCTAACGTACTATCTGTCTCAGGCCGGCATGCCGCTGAAATCTGTGTACAGCAATGTGACCGAGCTGCTTCTCGCTGGCGTCGACACG ATCTCCAGCACGCTGTCGTGGTCGCTGTACGAGCTCTCTCGGCATCCGGACATCCAGAACGCCCTGCGGGACGAGGTTCAGAGCGTGATGAAGGGCCGTACTGTCCCAGACGCATCCGATGTTGCTGCTATGCCTCTCATGAAGGCCGTGATGAAGGAAATCCTCAG GCTCTATCCTGTAATTCCCGCCAATGCTAGAGTCATCACAGACAAAGATATTAAAGTTGGAGGATATCTCATCCCTAGAAAT ACTCTGATCACTCTCTGCCACTATGCCACGTCCCGTGACCCTAAACACTTCCGTGATCCGGACGCCTTCGTCCCGCAGCGCTGGTTGAGCCGCTCCGAGGGCAGCCATCCTTACGCCTCTGTTCCTTTTGGCGTGGGCAAACGCAGCTGCATCGGCCGACGCATCGCTGAACTGGAGGTCTACCTGGCGCTTTCTAGG ATTTTAATCCACTTCAATGTGGAGCCAGCAAAAGAGGGCGACACAGTCCATCCAATGACCAGAACTCTTCTGGTtccagacagacagatcaaccTTCGCTTCATTGAGCGCTGA